A single Henriciella sp. AS95 DNA region contains:
- the mtgA gene encoding monofunctional biosynthetic peptidoglycan transglycosylase: protein MGPDASLESDRPPTLEPPGDKPGALAMAGRWIWRIIKLALLLFVLAHVYALALKWVPVPGSITMVERTLGGDEFRRIIMPIDRISPNLVTAVIAAEDSRFCEHDGIDFEAVQKAVEERERGGRLRGASTITQQTAKNVFFWNGGGYVRKGGEAWFALFIDGMWGKRRVMENYLNTIEWGDGIFGAEAAARIRFGKRAADLSEREAALLAAVLPNPHKWRVDPPGPYVSQRAGTLQARMRVVANEGLDDCVLDPEKSAARQP, encoded by the coding sequence ATGGGCCCTGATGCCAGTCTAGAGAGTGATCGACCGCCGACTCTGGAGCCTCCGGGCGACAAGCCGGGCGCCTTGGCGATGGCCGGGCGCTGGATCTGGCGCATCATCAAGCTGGCGCTGCTCCTCTTCGTGCTCGCCCATGTCTATGCCCTGGCGCTGAAATGGGTGCCGGTCCCAGGCTCGATCACCATGGTGGAGCGCACGCTGGGCGGCGACGAGTTCCGCCGCATCATCATGCCAATCGACCGTATTTCTCCCAATCTGGTGACGGCGGTGATCGCTGCGGAGGATTCCCGGTTCTGTGAGCATGACGGCATCGACTTCGAAGCGGTTCAGAAAGCCGTTGAGGAACGCGAGCGGGGCGGGCGCCTGCGCGGGGCCTCTACAATCACGCAGCAGACAGCCAAGAATGTCTTCTTCTGGAATGGCGGCGGCTATGTCCGCAAAGGCGGCGAAGCCTGGTTTGCGCTGTTCATTGACGGCATGTGGGGCAAGCGCCGCGTGATGGAGAATTATCTCAACACGATCGAATGGGGCGACGGCATCTTCGGCGCAGAAGCCGCCGCTCGTATCCGGTTCGGCAAGCGTGCGGCCGATTTGAGCGAGCGTGAGGCGGCGCTGCTCGCGGCCGTCCTGCCCAATCCGCACAAATGGCGCGTTGATCCGCCCGGGCCTTATGTCAGCCAGCGGGCTGGGACGTTGCAGGCGCGCATGCGGGTGGTTGCCAATGAAGGCCTCGATGACTGCGTGCTCGACCCTGAGAAATCGGCGGCGCGACAGCCCTAG
- a CDS encoding SDR family NAD(P)-dependent oxidoreductase produces MTDQSRKLFLIGPGYSASRLAALCLEAGEWEVYGTARSADKAAALEEDGLKSVLVGDKGAIEFAARGAHWVVSTPPSDDGCPGFGLAGEFAQSAASITYLSTTGVYGDLQGGWAFEWLPVSPGSKRGERRVLAESQWFGARPDVRLVRLPGIYGPGRSQLDKVRSGDAEQIIKQGQVFSRIHVDDLAGGLKALIDRPGLSGAFNLCDDEPAPPQDVMVFAADLLGAAMPAFVDMESADVSDMAKSFYSECKRVPNAKLKAATGWRPAYPTYREGLQAVLDAEKS; encoded by the coding sequence ATGACAGATCAGTCACGCAAACTGTTTTTGATCGGGCCTGGTTACTCGGCCAGCCGGCTGGCGGCGCTTTGCCTCGAAGCCGGTGAGTGGGAGGTGTATGGCACGGCGCGGTCAGCGGACAAGGCGGCGGCGCTCGAGGAGGATGGCCTCAAGAGCGTGCTCGTCGGCGATAAAGGTGCGATCGAATTCGCGGCCAGGGGCGCCCACTGGGTTGTATCGACGCCGCCGTCGGATGATGGCTGTCCCGGTTTTGGCCTGGCAGGGGAATTCGCCCAGAGCGCGGCTTCGATCACCTATCTCTCGACAACTGGTGTGTATGGCGACCTGCAGGGCGGCTGGGCATTTGAATGGTTACCGGTCAGCCCCGGATCGAAGCGTGGGGAGAGGCGCGTTCTTGCAGAAAGCCAGTGGTTTGGCGCGAGGCCGGATGTGCGGCTGGTTCGCTTGCCGGGCATTTACGGGCCGGGGCGATCGCAGCTCGACAAGGTCCGCAGCGGTGATGCGGAGCAGATCATCAAGCAGGGCCAGGTGTTTTCCCGCATCCATGTTGACGATCTCGCCGGCGGGCTGAAGGCGCTCATCGACAGGCCTGGGCTGTCTGGCGCGTTCAATCTTTGTGACGATGAGCCGGCTCCGCCTCAGGATGTGATGGTGTTCGCGGCAGACCTTCTTGGCGCAGCGATGCCGGCCTTCGTCGATATGGAGTCCGCCGATGTCAGCGACATGGCGAAGAGCTTTTATTCAGAGTGCAAGCGCGTGCCGAATGCGAAGCTAAAGGCGGCGACCGGCTGGCGACCGGCCTATCCGACTTATCGCGAGGGCCTGCAGGCCGTCCTTGATGCTGAGAAAAGCTAA
- the yghU gene encoding glutathione-dependent disulfide-bond oxidoreductase, with amino-acid sequence MSDPTYTPPKVWTWDKESGGRFANINRPIAGPTHEKKLPVGEHPIQLYSLGTPNGVKVTIMLEELLAAGHSGAEYDAWLINIGEGDQFSSGYVELNPNSKIPVMADHSTDPVTRVFESGSILLYLADKFGAFLPEDHYKRTEAISWLMWQMGSAPYLGGGFGHFYAYAPEKYEYPINRFAMEVKRQMDVLDRNLADREYMAGDEYSIADMAIWPWYGAMAKGIIYEAGEFLQVQEYKNVIRWTDQLAEREAVKRGRMVNRTFGDPASQLRERHDASDFDTKTQDKVGES; translated from the coding sequence ATGAGCGACCCGACATACACCCCCCCGAAAGTCTGGACCTGGGACAAGGAGAGCGGCGGACGGTTCGCCAATATTAACCGCCCAATCGCGGGGCCGACCCATGAGAAAAAACTGCCGGTTGGCGAGCATCCCATCCAGCTCTATTCGCTCGGGACGCCGAACGGGGTCAAAGTCACGATCATGCTGGAAGAGCTTCTGGCGGCGGGGCATTCAGGGGCAGAATATGATGCCTGGCTGATCAATATCGGCGAGGGCGACCAGTTCAGCTCCGGCTATGTCGAGCTCAATCCGAACTCCAAGATTCCGGTCATGGCAGACCACTCGACCGATCCCGTCACCCGCGTCTTCGAGAGCGGCTCGATCCTCCTCTATCTTGCGGACAAGTTCGGCGCCTTCCTGCCGGAAGATCACTACAAGCGCACCGAAGCGATCAGCTGGTTGATGTGGCAGATGGGCTCTGCGCCCTATCTCGGCGGCGGCTTTGGGCACTTTTATGCCTATGCGCCGGAGAAGTACGAGTACCCGATCAATCGCTTTGCCATGGAAGTGAAGCGCCAGATGGACGTGCTCGACCGTAACCTCGCCGACCGCGAATATATGGCGGGCGACGAATACTCCATCGCCGACATGGCGATCTGGCCTTGGTATGGCGCAATGGCCAAGGGCATCATCTATGAAGCCGGCGAATTCCTGCAGGTTCAAGAGTACAAGAACGTCATCCGCTGGACCGACCAGCTTGCCGAGCGCGAAGCCGTCAAACGCGGGCGCATGGTCAACCGGACCTTTGGTGATCCCGCGAGCCAGCTACGCGAGCGCCACGACGCCAGCGACTTTGATACCAAGACGCAGGATAAGGTCGGCGAATCATAG
- a CDS encoding LysR substrate-binding domain-containing protein, which yields MRPTLRQLQYIVAIADSGRFHEAARRLHVSQPSLSTQLAEAEATLGVTIFERGRKGATVTPIGEDIVRMARRILNDVEELKTLALGAHNTMAGRIRLGVLPSIGPYLLPAVTRRLHERFPELRLKVSECDTLELDQGLREGRFDVIISTADAHGGMSSEIMFREDLWVCGSPEDLVAAKSESVSLDQLSARPFLTLGSGHRLSRLIQDIARRAGTTISAEYEGSSLDAARQMAVMGAGYAIMPSLYALSEARRDPDFIVRRIDDTDCHRNVSLIWRPTSPLEPEFRTLAALMKDIAGELLGGK from the coding sequence ATGAGACCGACCCTCAGACAGCTTCAATATATCGTTGCGATCGCCGATAGCGGCCGCTTTCATGAGGCGGCCCGCCGGCTTCATGTTAGCCAGCCAAGCCTCTCGACTCAGCTTGCCGAGGCTGAGGCGACACTCGGTGTCACAATATTCGAGCGGGGCCGAAAAGGCGCGACAGTAACGCCAATCGGCGAGGACATCGTTCGCATGGCGCGCCGGATTCTGAACGATGTTGAAGAGCTGAAGACGCTGGCCCTCGGCGCGCACAACACGATGGCTGGCCGTATAAGACTGGGCGTCCTGCCGTCCATCGGGCCTTATCTCCTACCTGCTGTCACGCGACGTCTGCATGAGCGATTTCCCGAACTCCGTCTCAAAGTCAGCGAATGCGATACGCTTGAACTCGATCAGGGACTTCGCGAAGGCCGGTTCGATGTCATCATCTCGACCGCCGACGCGCATGGCGGGATGAGCAGCGAAATCATGTTCCGCGAAGACTTATGGGTTTGCGGCTCGCCCGAAGATCTTGTTGCCGCGAAATCTGAGTCTGTCAGCCTCGACCAGCTCTCGGCCCGTCCCTTCCTGACGCTAGGGTCCGGCCACCGGCTCAGCCGCCTCATTCAGGACATCGCTAGACGCGCTGGGACGACAATCAGCGCTGAATATGAGGGCTCGAGCCTCGATGCCGCCCGTCAGATGGCGGTCATGGGCGCTGGCTACGCCATCATGCCGAGCCTGTACGCGCTGTCCGAGGCTCGCCGCGATCCGGACTTCATCGTCCGCCGGATCGACGACACGGACTGCCATCGGAACGTTTCGCTGATCTGGAGGCCAACCTCGCCGCTGGAGCCCGAATTCCGCACGCTGGCAGCGCTGATGAAGGATATTGCCGGCGAACTGCTGGGCGGAAAGTAA
- a CDS encoding carbonic anhydrase yields the protein MTQTLSRRGLLASSGAAGLALTGCATAASAQTVAAVSPAPTKDGRTTLDADGALAFLKEGNQAFLEGRISNPDISAERKLELAKGQAPFCAYVTCSDSRVPPELLFGRGLGELFIIRNAGNTVDTVAMGSIEYAVAELGVPLVVVMGHESCGAVKAAMSVVDSNARFPGSIGGMVEPIIPAVLEARGAEGDETENAVKQNVRRVVRSLREDSDPLLLEPQKAGKVKVVGAYYHLDTGFVDFFDTV from the coding sequence ATGACCCAGACCCTTTCCCGCCGCGGCCTTCTCGCATCAAGCGGGGCTGCAGGACTTGCCCTGACCGGCTGCGCGACCGCGGCATCAGCACAGACGGTCGCAGCCGTTTCGCCAGCGCCCACCAAAGATGGTCGCACCACGCTGGATGCGGACGGTGCGCTGGCGTTTCTGAAAGAAGGCAATCAGGCTTTTCTGGAGGGCCGTATCAGCAATCCCGACATCAGTGCTGAGCGGAAGCTTGAGCTGGCCAAGGGACAAGCGCCGTTTTGTGCTTATGTCACCTGCTCCGACAGCCGCGTGCCGCCTGAGCTTCTTTTCGGGCGCGGCCTCGGCGAGCTCTTCATCATTCGCAATGCTGGCAACACCGTTGATACGGTCGCCATGGGGTCAATCGAATATGCGGTGGCCGAACTGGGCGTCCCGCTTGTCGTCGTGATGGGTCATGAGAGCTGCGGTGCCGTGAAGGCGGCAATGTCGGTGGTGGACTCGAACGCACGGTTCCCGGGATCCATAGGCGGCATGGTTGAACCGATCATTCCGGCAGTGCTGGAAGCGCGCGGCGCAGAGGGCGACGAGACAGAAAATGCTGTGAAGCAGAATGTCCGCCGCGTCGTGCGTAGCTTGCGAGAGGATTCAGACCCGCTGCTGCTTGAGCCGCAAAAGGCTGGAAAAGTGAAGGTTGTCGGCGCGTATTATCACCTCGACACGGGCTTCGTGGACTTCTTCGACACGGTTTGA
- a CDS encoding MFS transporter — translation MTEKASPYPVLACVLIVLGTVLGIAGIDLVLPAVPTLHEHLPGSEETAQLVIASYVAGSGTGLILFGVLGERFGRRRCLVLALLAYGLLSGLATLSPDMLSLLAVRFVQGLASAAPAVFAPGIIRALFSEQGATRAIGALSSIESLTPAGAPIAGLWLVQQGGWKLPFFVTAALAIVLSVVFIAWGGILPPSKDSARGKGSYWRLMASPVFMRYGLSQALVVGGLLVFVFGAPAVIVNSMGGTMMHFITMQVVGISCFIIASNTTGSLVKRFGPEPMISFGTGMAATGAVLVLLFALFGNGDPIWLAPIFVLVNAGLGFRGPPGFLRAIMAGKGDDDRASSTTILGIFAVAAGGTALVSPFIDQGLLPLAIAGAGLQLLAVLALLVLPEYSREAEPVQTVSKKSTKPVSR, via the coding sequence GTGACTGAAAAGGCGTCCCCCTACCCCGTTCTCGCCTGCGTCCTGATCGTACTCGGAACGGTGCTCGGCATCGCTGGTATAGACCTTGTGCTGCCTGCGGTTCCCACGCTGCACGAGCATCTGCCCGGCAGCGAGGAAACCGCGCAGCTCGTCATCGCGTCCTACGTTGCCGGTTCTGGGACAGGGCTCATCCTGTTCGGCGTGCTGGGCGAGCGTTTTGGTCGCCGCCGCTGTCTGGTTCTCGCCTTGCTGGCCTATGGCCTCCTGTCTGGGCTGGCGACCCTGTCGCCGGACATGTTGTCCCTGCTGGCCGTGCGGTTTGTTCAGGGCCTCGCCTCGGCCGCGCCAGCCGTGTTTGCGCCGGGGATCATCCGGGCGCTGTTTTCCGAGCAGGGCGCCACGCGCGCCATTGGTGCGCTCTCCAGTATTGAAAGCCTGACCCCGGCAGGCGCGCCAATCGCTGGGCTTTGGCTCGTCCAGCAAGGCGGCTGGAAGCTTCCTTTCTTTGTGACCGCAGCGCTCGCCATTGTTCTTTCCGTCGTCTTCATCGCATGGGGCGGCATTCTTCCACCGTCGAAGGACAGCGCACGCGGCAAGGGGTCCTATTGGCGTCTGATGGCCTCGCCCGTCTTCATGCGCTACGGCCTCAGTCAGGCCCTGGTCGTCGGCGGATTGCTGGTCTTCGTATTTGGCGCCCCGGCGGTTATCGTAAACTCGATGGGCGGCACGATGATGCACTTCATCACCATGCAGGTGGTCGGCATTTCCTGCTTCATCATCGCCTCCAACACGACCGGCAGCCTGGTCAAACGTTTCGGCCCCGAGCCGATGATCAGCTTCGGCACGGGCATGGCAGCGACCGGCGCGGTGCTTGTGTTGCTCTTTGCCCTGTTCGGAAACGGCGATCCGATCTGGCTAGCGCCGATTTTTGTTCTGGTGAATGCCGGCCTGGGCTTTCGCGGCCCGCCCGGCTTCCTGCGCGCCATCATGGCCGGTAAGGGCGATGATGACCGCGCCTCTTCAACCACGATCCTCGGCATATTTGCGGTCGCAGCCGGAGGAACCGCGCTGGTCTCTCCCTTCATCGACCAGGGCCTTCTGCCCCTGGCAATCGCCGGTGCAGGCCTGCAGCTTCTCGCTGTGCTCGCGCTCTTGGTCCTGCCTGAATATTCGAGAGAGGCCGAGCCCGTTCAAACCGTGTCGAAGAAGTCCACGAAGCCCGTGTCGAGGTGA
- a CDS encoding VOC family protein: MKIAAFTLVVPDYDKAIDFYVSVLGFALLEDTKLSDTKRWVRVAPPGAETAILLAEPKNDAERATIGNQTGGRVGFFLNVDDFEGAYALYLKSGVRFLESPRSETYGKVVVFQDPFGNKWDLIEPARD; this comes from the coding sequence ATGAAGATTGCAGCCTTTACGCTGGTCGTCCCTGACTATGACAAGGCGATCGATTTCTATGTCAGCGTATTAGGTTTCGCGCTACTCGAAGACACGAAGCTCAGCGACACCAAGCGCTGGGTGCGTGTCGCGCCCCCAGGCGCTGAAACAGCCATCCTTCTCGCGGAGCCGAAGAACGACGCCGAACGGGCCACCATCGGCAATCAGACCGGTGGCCGGGTCGGCTTCTTCCTGAACGTCGATGACTTCGAGGGGGCGTACGCATTGTACCTCAAATCTGGCGTCAGATTTCTGGAATCTCCGCGGTCTGAAACCTATGGAAAGGTCGTCGTTTTCCAGGACCCGTTCGGCAACAAGTGGGACCTGATCGAGCCTGCGCGTGACTGA
- the metH gene encoding methionine synthase translates to MSDTAQVSTATFINIGERTNVTGSAKFRNLIKAGDYPAAVEVARQQVENGAQIIDVNMDEGMLDGAEAMTTFLNLIAAEPDIARVPVMVDSSKWDVIEAGLKCVQGKAVVNSISLKEGEEAFLAQARKVMSYGAATVVMAFDEVGQADTAERKYEICERAYKLLTEKVGFPAEDIIFDPNIFAVATGIDEHNNYAVDFIEATKRIRSNLPGCHVSGGLSNVSFSFRGNEPVRRAMHSVFLYHAIPAGLDMAIVNAGQLDIYDDIDPGLREAVEDVILNRRDDATERLVDIAEGYRGQKGKVQEKDTRWRELPVGKRLEHALVHGITEFITEDTEEARQSVERPLHVIEGPLMDGMNVVGDLFGAGKMFLPQVVKSARVMKAAVAHLTPFMEKEKEELGTVDESNGKVVLATVKGDVHDIGKNIVGVVLGCNGYDIVDLGVMVPAETILETAIKEKADMIGLSGLITPSLDEMVFVAAEMQRQGINMPLLIGGATTSPAHTAVKIEPAMKTAPVIHVSDASRAVGVVSALMNTDDRAALWGATKARYDRIRESRAGGPPTPRLPIAEARAKGFTATEASAPPPTFTGKRAFTDFDLADLARYIDWTPYFASWDLAGRYPQILEDKVIGEAASDLWRDTQAMMQRLVGEAWLSPKAVVGFWEAHRDGDDIKLETGETLHTLRQQMVKTNQRPNLALADLLAESGDHIGAFCVTSGPEADAIAKDFQSKGDDYSAIMVQALADRFAEAMAEYMHEKVRKELWGYDPDEAFDNDDLVKEKYRGIRPAPGYPAQPDHTEKELIFKLLDAEKEIGVSLTTSFAMSPAPSVSGLYFAHPESAYFAVGRIERDQVADYAARKGWDQRTAERWLAPILNYDPFAVEGEAA, encoded by the coding sequence ATGTCTGACACCGCACAAGTATCCACTGCCACATTCATCAATATCGGTGAGCGGACCAACGTTACCGGCTCGGCAAAATTCCGTAACCTCATCAAGGCCGGAGATTATCCGGCCGCCGTCGAGGTCGCGCGCCAACAGGTCGAGAATGGCGCGCAGATCATCGATGTGAACATGGACGAAGGCATGCTCGACGGTGCCGAGGCCATGACCACCTTCCTGAACCTGATTGCCGCCGAACCGGATATCGCCCGCGTGCCTGTCATGGTCGACAGCTCCAAATGGGATGTCATCGAGGCGGGCCTCAAATGCGTGCAGGGCAAGGCGGTGGTCAATTCCATCTCACTGAAAGAAGGCGAAGAGGCCTTCCTCGCGCAGGCCCGTAAGGTCATGTCCTATGGCGCGGCAACCGTCGTCATGGCGTTTGACGAAGTCGGCCAGGCCGACACCGCCGAGCGCAAATACGAAATTTGTGAGCGCGCCTACAAGCTGCTCACCGAAAAGGTCGGTTTCCCAGCGGAAGATATCATCTTCGACCCGAACATTTTCGCCGTCGCCACCGGCATTGACGAGCACAATAATTACGCCGTCGACTTCATCGAGGCGACGAAACGCATCCGCTCAAACCTGCCGGGCTGCCATGTCTCCGGCGGGCTTTCCAATGTCTCGTTCAGCTTCCGGGGCAATGAGCCTGTCCGCCGCGCCATGCACTCGGTCTTCCTCTACCACGCCATTCCAGCCGGCCTCGACATGGCGATCGTCAATGCCGGTCAGCTCGACATCTATGACGATATCGACCCAGGCCTGCGGGAGGCTGTCGAGGATGTGATCCTGAACCGCCGCGATGACGCCACTGAACGGCTGGTCGACATCGCCGAGGGCTACCGTGGCCAGAAGGGAAAGGTGCAGGAAAAGGATACCAGATGGCGCGAACTGCCTGTCGGCAAGCGGCTGGAACACGCCCTCGTCCACGGCATCACCGAATTCATCACCGAAGACACCGAGGAAGCCCGCCAATCCGTCGAACGCCCGCTGCATGTCATCGAAGGCCCGCTGATGGACGGCATGAATGTCGTCGGCGACCTCTTCGGCGCCGGCAAGATGTTCCTCCCCCAGGTCGTTAAATCGGCGCGCGTGATGAAGGCAGCCGTCGCCCACCTCACCCCCTTCATGGAGAAGGAAAAGGAAGAGCTCGGCACGGTCGACGAGTCGAACGGCAAGGTCGTCCTCGCCACGGTGAAGGGCGATGTCCACGATATCGGCAAGAACATTGTCGGCGTCGTGCTCGGCTGTAATGGCTATGACATTGTCGACCTTGGCGTCATGGTTCCCGCCGAGACCATTCTCGAGACCGCAATCAAGGAAAAAGCCGACATGATCGGCCTGTCCGGCCTCATTACGCCGTCGCTCGACGAGATGGTGTTCGTCGCCGCAGAGATGCAGCGCCAGGGCATCAACATGCCCCTCCTCATCGGCGGCGCGACGACGTCTCCGGCCCATACGGCGGTGAAGATCGAGCCAGCCATGAAGACCGCGCCCGTCATCCATGTCAGCGATGCGAGTCGGGCCGTCGGCGTTGTTTCGGCCCTGATGAATACCGACGACCGAGCCGCGCTCTGGGGCGCGACCAAGGCACGCTATGACCGGATCCGTGAGAGCCGCGCGGGCGGCCCGCCAACCCCGCGCCTGCCGATCGCCGAAGCGCGCGCCAAAGGCTTTACAGCCACAGAGGCCTCCGCCCCACCCCCGACCTTCACCGGCAAACGCGCCTTTACTGATTTCGATCTCGCAGACCTCGCCCGCTACATCGACTGGACCCCCTATTTTGCAAGCTGGGACCTTGCCGGGCGCTATCCGCAAATCCTTGAAGACAAGGTGATCGGCGAGGCCGCATCAGACCTTTGGCGCGACACACAGGCCATGATGCAGCGCCTCGTCGGCGAAGCCTGGCTGAGCCCCAAGGCCGTGGTCGGCTTCTGGGAAGCGCACCGCGACGGCGACGACATCAAACTCGAAACCGGCGAGACGCTGCACACGCTGCGCCAGCAGATGGTGAAGACCAATCAGCGGCCAAACCTTGCCCTCGCCGACTTGCTGGCTGAGTCCGGCGATCATATCGGCGCATTCTGCGTCACCTCCGGCCCCGAAGCCGACGCCATCGCCAAGGACTTCCAGTCCAAGGGCGACGATTATTCTGCCATCATGGTCCAGGCGCTCGCTGACCGGTTCGCCGAAGCCATGGCCGAATACATGCACGAGAAAGTCCGCAAGGAGCTTTGGGGCTATGATCCAGACGAGGCCTTCGACAATGATGATCTCGTCAAGGAAAAGTATCGCGGCATCCGCCCGGCCCCCGGCTATCCGGCCCAGCCCGACCACACAGAGAAAGAGCTGATCTTCAAGCTGCTCGACGCGGAAAAGGAAATCGGCGTGTCGCTGACAACCAGCTTCGCGATGAGCCCGGCGCCATCGGTCTCAGGCCTCTACTTTGCCCACCCTGAAAGCGCCTATTTCGCCGTCGGTCGCATCGAGCGCGACCAGGTCGCCGACTATGCCGCCCGCAAGGGCTGGGACCAGCGCACGGCCGAACGCTGGCTCGCCCCGATCCTCAATTACGACCCGTTCGCGGTTGAGGGAGAGGCGGCCTGA
- a CDS encoding pyridoxamine 5'-phosphate oxidase family protein, giving the protein MGKTYDKLNDRLIDFISAQKMFFVATAPLADDGHVNVSPKGYDSFVVIDEETVAWLDLGGSGIETMAHLKENGRITIMFCAFEGAANIVRLYGKGEAVQFDDPRFPDLLKLFPAFDKARAIVTVKLDRISDSCGWGVPFYDFKGEREQLRRYADNPRTDGRTWEQRWREGNATSIDGLPGIKSETSS; this is encoded by the coding sequence ATGGGCAAGACGTATGACAAACTGAACGACAGGCTGATCGACTTCATCAGTGCGCAGAAGATGTTCTTCGTCGCCACTGCACCGCTTGCAGATGATGGCCACGTCAATGTCAGCCCGAAGGGCTATGACAGTTTCGTCGTCATCGATGAGGAGACGGTCGCCTGGCTCGACCTTGGCGGCTCTGGTATCGAGACGATGGCGCATCTGAAGGAAAATGGCCGGATCACCATCATGTTCTGCGCTTTCGAGGGCGCGGCCAATATCGTCCGCCTCTATGGCAAGGGCGAAGCGGTCCAGTTCGACGATCCGCGCTTTCCAGACCTGCTCAAGCTCTTCCCGGCCTTCGACAAGGCCCGCGCCATCGTGACCGTGAAGCTCGACCGCATCTCTGACAGCTGCGGCTGGGGTGTGCCCTTCTACGACTTCAAGGGCGAGCGAGAGCAACTCAGGCGTTATGCCGACAACCCACGCACCGATGGACGGACATGGGAACAACGCTGGCGCGAAGGCAATGCAACCAGCATAGACGGCCTGCCCGGTATCAAATCGGAGACATCATCATGA
- a CDS encoding LysE family translocator, which produces MTFADLAPFLIASIAIELTPGPNMFYIALLSAQNGRLAGLAASAGVALGLLIIGLLAAFGFSAIIAEHRLAYETLRWAGVAYLLWLAWDTWRDTALEAAPARSGPIMSESFTRGLITNLLNPKAFLFYITVLPSFIPDKDSGPADAIVLTLSYVAVATVVHLAIVGGASSVTGYLDNSERRRRTGQLFAIMLVGVAVWVAIKTAV; this is translated from the coding sequence ATGACCTTCGCCGATCTCGCGCCATTTCTGATCGCGAGCATCGCAATCGAGCTCACACCTGGACCCAACATGTTCTACATCGCCCTCCTCAGTGCACAGAATGGACGTCTCGCCGGGCTGGCCGCCAGTGCTGGAGTTGCGCTCGGCCTGTTGATCATCGGCCTGCTCGCTGCATTCGGCTTTTCCGCCATCATTGCGGAACACAGGCTGGCCTACGAAACGCTGCGCTGGGCTGGCGTTGCCTACCTCCTATGGCTGGCCTGGGACACCTGGCGCGACACTGCGCTTGAGGCTGCGCCCGCGCGCAGCGGCCCGATCATGAGCGAAAGTTTTACGCGCGGCCTCATCACAAACCTGCTCAATCCGAAGGCTTTCCTGTTTTACATCACCGTCCTCCCCTCCTTCATCCCGGACAAGGATAGCGGCCCCGCTGACGCAATCGTCCTTACGCTCAGCTACGTCGCTGTTGCGACTGTTGTTCATCTCGCAATTGTGGGCGGCGCTAGCTCGGTTACGGGTTATCTCGACAATTCGGAGAGACGCAGACGCACAGGCCAGCTCTTTGCTATCATGCTCGTCGGCGTCGCCGTATGGGTCGCCATCAAAACTGCGGTCTGA